Proteins from one Enoplosus armatus isolate fEnoArm2 chromosome 4, fEnoArm2.hap1, whole genome shotgun sequence genomic window:
- the LOC139284710 gene encoding C-X-C motif chemokine 10, with amino-acid sequence MTTKPLLLVALTVCCCIATLHAFDINRCRCIRTTSSPVAVRVIKKIEVIPISGYCRRTQIIITRKNGTKVCVNPNVTWINNLLSNLQNKNVTSSSTTVSPTASTINY; translated from the exons ATGACGACTAAACCACTGCTCCTGGTTGCTctgactgtctgctgctgcatcgCCACTCTGCATG cttttgACATAAATCGATGTCGGTGCATTCGGACAACATCTTCTCCCGTCGCTGTTCGGGTCATCAAGAAAATTGAAGTGATTCCTATTTCAGGATACTGTCGCCGCACTCAAATCAT AATCACCAGGAAGAACGGCACTAAAGTGTGTGTCAATCCAAATGTGACCTGGATCAACAACCTGCTCAGCAACCTGCAAAA TAAAAATGTGACATCCAGCTCAACCACTGTGTCACCCACTGCTTCCACAATCAACTACTGA
- the cnot6l gene encoding CCR4-NOT transcription complex subunit 6-like: protein MPKEKYDPPDPRRCYTIMSAEEAANGKKSYWAELEISGRVRSLSTSLWTLTHLTALHINDNNLSRIPPDIAKLPNLVYLNLSSNKLRSLPAELGNMVSLRELLLNNNLLRVLPYELGRLFQLQTLGLKGNPLSQDILNLYQEPDGTRKLLNYMLDNLAVHPEQLPQRPWITLKERDQMIPTAVFTVMCYNVLCDKYATRQLYGYCPSWALNWEYRKKGIMEEITNCDADIISLQEVETEQYYTMFLETLKERGYDGYFCPKSRAKLVSEQERKHVDGCAVFFKTEKFTLVQKHTVEFNQVAMANSEGSEVMLNRVMTKDNIGVAVLLEVNKDMFSDGMKPPQERQLILVANAHMHWDPEYSDVKLIQTMMFLSELKSIAERASGSVVTGSPTSDPSSIPIVLCADLNSLPDSGVVEYLSNGGVADNHKDFKELRYNECLTNFNCNGKNGNSDGSITHSFQLKSAYDSNLMPYTNYTYDFKGVIDYIFFSKTHMSVLGLLGPLDSQWLIDNNITGCPHPHIPSDHFSLLAQLELQPPLSHPLNPLNGLHLPVHR from the exons ATGCCAAAGGAAAAATATGATCCTCCAGATCCCCGCAGATGTTACACCATCATGTCAGCCGAGGAGGCGGCCAATGGGAAGAAGTCTTACTGGGCAGAGCTCGAGATATCTG GGCGGGTAAGGAGTCTGAGCACCTCGTTATGGACGCTCACCCACCTGACGGCGCTGCACATCAACGACAACAACCTGAGCCGCATCCCGCCGGACATCGCCAAGCTGCCCAACCTGGTCTACCTGAACCTGTCGTCCAATAAGCTCCGCAGCCTGCCCGCCGAACTGGGCAACATGGTCTCTCTCAG GGAATTGCTTTTAAACAACAATCTTTTACGAGTTCTGCCTTATGAACTTGGGAGGCTTTTCCAGTTACAAACCCTGGGGCTAAAAG GAAACCCTTTGTCCCAAGACATCCTCAATCTGTACCAGGAGCCGGACGGAACCAGAAAGCTTTTGAACTACATGCTCGACAATCTAGCAG TGCACCCAGAGCAGCTCCCCCAAAGACCTTGGATCACTCTGAAAGAGCGAGACCAAATGATTCCCACAG CCGTGTTCACGGTAATGTGCTACAACGTGCTGTGTGACAAGTACGCCACGCGACAGCTGTACGGCTACTGTCCGTCCTGGGCCCTCAACTGGGAGTACCGGAAGAAAGGCATCATGGAGGAAATCACCAACTGTGACGCCGACATCATCAGCCTGCAG gaggtGGAGACGGAGCAGTACTACACCATGTTTCTGGAAACGCTAAAGGAGCGCGGCTACGACGGCTACTTCTGTCCAAAGTCTCGTGCCAAACTGGTTTCtgaacaggagaggaagcaCGTGGACGGCTGCGCTGTGTTCTTCAAGACCGAGAA GTTTACTTTGGtccagaaacacactgtggaGTTCAACCAGGTGGCCATGGCCAACTCTGAGGGCTCAGAGGTCATGCTGAACAGAGTGATGACCAAAGACAACATCGGGGTGGCCGTGCTGCTCGAGGTCAACAAGGACATGTTCTCCGATG GCATGAAACCGCCACAGGAGAGGCAGCTGATCCTGGTGGCCAACGCGCACATGCACTGGGACCCCGAGTACTCGGATGTCAAGCTGATCCAAACCATGATGTTCCTGTCAGAGCTGAAGAGCATCGCTGAGAGGGCCTCGGGCTCCGTGGTGACCGGTTCGCCGACCTCCGACCCGTCCTCCATCCCCATCGTCCTGTGTGCTGACCTCAACTCGCTGCCCGACTCCG GTGTGGTGGAATACCTGAGCAACGGAGGAGTGGCCGATAACCACAAGGACTTCAAGGAGCTACGCTACAATGAATGTCTGACCAACTTCAACTGCAACGGCAAGAACGGCAACTCGGACGGAAGCATCACACACAGCTTCCAGCTGAAGAGCGCCTACGACAGCAACCTGATGCCTTACACCAACTACACATATGACTTTAAG GGCGTGATCGACTACATCTTCTTCTCCAAGACCCACATGAGCGTCCTGGGCCTGCTGGGACCGCTGGACAGCCAGTGGCTCATCGACAACAACATCACCGgctgcccccacccccacatccCCTCGGACCACTTCTCCCTGCTGGcccagctggagctgcagcctcCCCTGTCCCATCCGCTCAACCCCCTCAACGGGCTGCACCTGCCGGTCCACAGGTAG
- the mrpl1 gene encoding large ribosomal subunit protein uL1m isoform X2, whose amino-acid sequence MATCTRTVCKVLAGCQRQLLRAGGPAYTVVSQTAPRKLPVRTFAAVKALKKDKKGDTEKEVKKPKRVIDDKDRHKPYGKTAWAPVDDVYIMRYYPRTIYGAADAIDMLKNFQLLDFTPHQQPVYIDLRLNMKLEKKKKVDPFVNTVHLPHPFKTEMNKVLVFTEDANQVQVARENGAMLAGGVELIQPILDDEISADFYVAVPEILQKLVPLKNKLRKKFPKSKRGSVGIHIPKMLELFKTGHEYMVESDCYIRTQIAMLDMPKEHIFANLESILLDVCSHRPAHMGPFIERAIVASHTSEALWFKSEDLLPKPAEEKEE is encoded by the exons ATGGCAACTTGCACGCGGACTGTTTGTAAAG tTCTAGCAGGATGCCAGAGGCAGCTGCTGAGAGCCGGCGGTCCCGCCTACACAGTCGTCTCACAGACTGCACCGAGGAAGCTACCTGTCAGGACCTTTGCAGCTGTCAA GGCActaaagaaagacaagaaaggggacacagagaaggaggtgaagaaacCAAAGAGGGTCATCGATGACAAAGATAGACATAAGCCCTACGGCAAGACGGCGTGGGCGCCTGTGGATGACGTGTACATTATGAGGTACTACCCCAGGACGATCTATGGCGCAGCAGACGCCATCGACATGCTGAAGAACTTCCAGCTGTTGGACTTCACTCCCCACCAGCAGCCTGTTTACATCGATCTGAGGCTGAACATGAAACTGGAGAAAAAG AAAAAAGTGGACCCCTTCGTCAACACAGTGCACTTGCCGCACCCCTTCAAGACAGAGATGAACAAAGTCTTAGTTTTTACTGAG gatgCTAATCAAGTTCAAGTTGCCCGGGAGAACGGAGCCATGCTCGCTGGAGGAGTAGAGCTCATACAGCCG ATCTTAGATGACGAGATCTCTGCAGACTTCTACGTAGCAGTGCCAGAAATACTGCAGAAGCTTGTGCCGCTGAAAAACAAGCTGAGGAAGAAGTTTCCAAAGAGCAAGAGAG GCTCCGTCGGCATCCACATTCCCAAGATGCTGGAGTTGTTTAAAACGGGTCATGAGTACATGGTGGAGAGCGACTGCTACATTAGGACCCAGATAGCCATG CTCGACATGCCCAAAGAACACATCTTTGCCAACCTGGAATCCATCCTGCTTGATGTTTGCTCCCACCGACCAGCCCACATGG GACCTTTCATCGAGCGGGCGATCGTCGCCAGTCACACCAGTGAAGCTCTGTGGTTCAAGAGTGAAGACCTTTTGCCGAAAccagcagaggagaaggaggaatgA
- the mrpl1 gene encoding large ribosomal subunit protein uL1m isoform X1, with protein sequence MATCTRTVCKAFFSFPVLAGCQRQLLRAGGPAYTVVSQTAPRKLPVRTFAAVKALKKDKKGDTEKEVKKPKRVIDDKDRHKPYGKTAWAPVDDVYIMRYYPRTIYGAADAIDMLKNFQLLDFTPHQQPVYIDLRLNMKLEKKKKVDPFVNTVHLPHPFKTEMNKVLVFTEDANQVQVARENGAMLAGGVELIQPILDDEISADFYVAVPEILQKLVPLKNKLRKKFPKSKRGSVGIHIPKMLELFKTGHEYMVESDCYIRTQIAMLDMPKEHIFANLESILLDVCSHRPAHMGPFIERAIVASHTSEALWFKSEDLLPKPAEEKEE encoded by the exons ATGGCAACTTGCACGCGGACTGTTTGTAAAG cttttttctcttttccagtTCTAGCAGGATGCCAGAGGCAGCTGCTGAGAGCCGGCGGTCCCGCCTACACAGTCGTCTCACAGACTGCACCGAGGAAGCTACCTGTCAGGACCTTTGCAGCTGTCAA GGCActaaagaaagacaagaaaggggacacagagaaggaggtgaagaaacCAAAGAGGGTCATCGATGACAAAGATAGACATAAGCCCTACGGCAAGACGGCGTGGGCGCCTGTGGATGACGTGTACATTATGAGGTACTACCCCAGGACGATCTATGGCGCAGCAGACGCCATCGACATGCTGAAGAACTTCCAGCTGTTGGACTTCACTCCCCACCAGCAGCCTGTTTACATCGATCTGAGGCTGAACATGAAACTGGAGAAAAAG AAAAAAGTGGACCCCTTCGTCAACACAGTGCACTTGCCGCACCCCTTCAAGACAGAGATGAACAAAGTCTTAGTTTTTACTGAG gatgCTAATCAAGTTCAAGTTGCCCGGGAGAACGGAGCCATGCTCGCTGGAGGAGTAGAGCTCATACAGCCG ATCTTAGATGACGAGATCTCTGCAGACTTCTACGTAGCAGTGCCAGAAATACTGCAGAAGCTTGTGCCGCTGAAAAACAAGCTGAGGAAGAAGTTTCCAAAGAGCAAGAGAG GCTCCGTCGGCATCCACATTCCCAAGATGCTGGAGTTGTTTAAAACGGGTCATGAGTACATGGTGGAGAGCGACTGCTACATTAGGACCCAGATAGCCATG CTCGACATGCCCAAAGAACACATCTTTGCCAACCTGGAATCCATCCTGCTTGATGTTTGCTCCCACCGACCAGCCCACATGG GACCTTTCATCGAGCGGGCGATCGTCGCCAGTCACACCAGTGAAGCTCTGTGGTTCAAGAGTGAAGACCTTTTGCCGAAAccagcagaggagaaggaggaatgA